Within Vicia villosa cultivar HV-30 ecotype Madison, WI linkage group LG1, Vvil1.0, whole genome shotgun sequence, the genomic segment CCAAATTAAATCCACTTTTTTTTCCTCTAACTTTATAGATTTACAAAATGAGCGCCAATCCATAAAACTTGAATAACACTCATTAACCTCTATCCCCCTTTTTCCTATCCAAAAAGCTATACCCCTCCATATATTCTTAACCAAATTACAAGCAACAAAAGAATGATCCCTTGTTTCCGGTTCCATGCCacaaaaagcacattttaaatgAGCTAAAGGGATCGGGATACATCTCTTCAACAAAAGATCTTTGGTTGGAAGCCGATTCTCCAaaagtctccaaccaaaagctttAATCTTAAACGGCACGCCCGCTTTCCCCACAATTCGAAAAGCCTCCTCAAATCTACAAGGGGGACCAAAAGGAATACGAAGATTAGCGTAACCATTATAACAAGATGCCACTGAAAAATCTTCACCCCCATTAGCACTCCACCTAACCACGTCGTGACCATCACCCCACCCCTCATAAGCCTCAAACAAAACACGCAAACTCTCCCTCTCCTCCCCCACCACCGAACCAACCTCAACCACCTCCGAAACCCCCAAATCACCCCACACCCACTCACCATTCACCCATCCATCCATCCCCGCCACCGACACCCCTTTAAGTCGGGAAGCCTCAAAAGCCGCACTAAACTCatctctcaaaatcaaacaagtcaaCCACTTTGATTTCCAAAAAAGCGTATTAAAACCATTTTTCGGACCAAAACAACAAGAAGAAAGAAATGGATCATAGTAAGGACTTCTCCCTATCTTCACTAAGTCTTTCCACCACAAAGAAACCCCCTTGTTACCAACACGATCTTCATTACCCCACATAACCTTAGTTGCTAAATCTCCATACCGAGCCTTTAATATATGGTACCAAAGAGAATCCGAACCTTGTAAAACTTTATTTGTAGCCGCCCCACTGTCAAATGCATTATTTTTTTACGATGGATAGCAAAACTCAAAAGAATGTTCTTCtatcttgaacaaaatatttttccagCTTTTGCAGTACATCTGCAACaatggtgttgttgttgtagtaGTTATTGTTTAAGGTTTTGATAAGTATAATTTATTCCTAAAAGTCTTTACTTAAAAGTTGTTAGGAAACTCCTAAAGCCTGTATTAGTTCTCACACATGATAAGTATTAACTactaaaaaaaatgtaatttatgGGTGAAAATGGAATATAAATTCCTCACTAATTGGGAGAGATTTTGTGAAGAAAAACTATATACTTGATAAAATTAAGAAAGCTATTTGAGACAAAATTATTCAGTCACCAAAAATCTATAATAAAGTCGCTCAGAGATTTGAGTTGAATTTTATTCTTTCTAatctttctataaaaaaatatttctaaaacatGCTAGATATATTAGTATTCTATGAGTGAATTATTCAAACTCttacttttttttaatgtaaaaaagtgaaactaaattatttttcttacatt encodes:
- the LOC131650995 gene encoding uncharacterized protein LOC131650995 is translated as MWGNEDRVGNKGVSLWWKDLVKIGRSPYYDPFLSSCCFGPKNGFNTLFWKSKWLTCLILRDEFSAAFEASRLKGVSVAGMDGWVNGEWVWGDLGVSEVVEVGSVVGEERESLRVLFEAYEGWGDGHDVVRWSANGGEDFSVASCYNGYANLRIPFGPPCRFEEAFRIVGKAGVPFKIKAFGWRLLENRLPTKDLLLKRCIPIPLAHLKCAFCGMEPETRDHSFVACNLVKNIWRGIAFWIGKRGIEVNECYSSFMDWRSFCKSIKLEEKKVDLIWLATTWSIWLARNGVCFREEKWSLDDLLWRIKTSVWRWTFCRDITQSNCSFYEFSKEPLFFCRN